A region from the Cryptosporangium arvum DSM 44712 genome encodes:
- a CDS encoding histidine kinase, giving the protein MTTATVSALASENAGPGTDGTPRVAAAVTALAWLLAVGSAVLLLAARPPVNELLWFFTVDATVAAVYGTVAGLTLSRRRHPVPWLVALMALGGGVSALAMAYAALGAQRSLPGTGLAANLISVGWVPGTMAIFLVVPWLVRDHPLDRIGRAGVSLGGAVSVGFLGVNLTQPESPSPVVVLATASVAVGLLAAADVTRRRFRGPAGERVGLGWLAAGTALMALSFLPLALVGVVAAPIWFTPVLHLAAQAVFPAAILVAVLRQRMWGLDLAISRAVLGGLLTVGLVIVYVAVTAVLTRLLPGDGIAQIVAAAVVAVAVQPSRLWLQGRVRRLVYGDAAEPERAVRRLGRHLGGAQSPEELLDGLVESVGHALRLESVALEVEGVPAASWGSPTASPLLVPLRHRGSEVGVLRLTAPPGEALDARALRSLDELASVVAAGVVLARASQDLADARARLTSVRLEERRVIRRELHDGLGPSLAGIRLGLQGARNLIGSDPKAAGTLLAALQDELDGRVEDVRALSHNLLPPILDELGLEAALAELASRHAEGGLDVRVRCAGTEALEPTPAGAAYGIVAEAVMNVARHADASGCSVEVVAAADELRIEVEDDGTGVRPDAVPGVGTRSMRERAEEQGGTFEVGPAPTGGTRITAVLPLAAP; this is encoded by the coding sequence GTGACCACCGCCACTGTCAGCGCCCTGGCCAGCGAGAACGCCGGCCCGGGCACTGACGGCACGCCCCGGGTGGCGGCCGCGGTCACGGCGCTGGCCTGGCTGCTGGCGGTCGGCTCGGCGGTACTGCTGCTCGCGGCCCGGCCACCGGTGAACGAACTGCTCTGGTTCTTCACCGTCGACGCCACGGTGGCCGCCGTGTACGGAACGGTCGCCGGGCTGACGCTCTCCCGCCGCCGGCACCCGGTGCCGTGGCTGGTCGCGCTGATGGCCCTGGGCGGTGGCGTCTCGGCGCTCGCGATGGCCTACGCCGCGCTCGGAGCGCAGCGGTCACTGCCCGGCACCGGCCTGGCCGCGAACCTGATCAGCGTCGGCTGGGTGCCCGGCACGATGGCGATCTTCCTGGTCGTGCCCTGGCTCGTGCGTGATCATCCGCTCGACCGCATCGGCCGGGCCGGCGTCAGCCTGGGCGGTGCGGTGAGCGTCGGCTTCCTCGGCGTGAACCTGACGCAGCCCGAATCCCCGAGCCCCGTCGTCGTCCTGGCCACCGCGTCCGTCGCCGTCGGTCTACTGGCGGCGGCCGACGTCACCCGGCGCCGGTTCCGCGGCCCCGCCGGCGAACGCGTCGGCCTCGGCTGGCTCGCCGCCGGCACCGCGCTCATGGCACTCTCGTTCCTACCGTTGGCCCTGGTCGGAGTCGTCGCGGCCCCGATCTGGTTCACCCCGGTGCTGCACCTCGCCGCCCAAGCGGTGTTTCCGGCGGCGATCCTGGTCGCGGTGCTGCGTCAGCGGATGTGGGGGCTGGACCTGGCGATCAGCCGGGCCGTGCTGGGCGGGTTGCTCACCGTCGGTCTGGTGATCGTCTACGTCGCGGTCACCGCCGTGCTCACCCGGCTGCTCCCCGGCGACGGCATCGCCCAGATCGTGGCCGCCGCGGTCGTCGCGGTCGCGGTGCAACCGTCCCGGCTCTGGCTGCAGGGCCGGGTCCGGCGACTGGTCTACGGCGACGCGGCCGAGCCCGAACGGGCCGTGCGTCGTCTCGGCCGGCACCTCGGCGGCGCGCAGAGCCCCGAGGAGCTGCTCGACGGGCTGGTCGAGAGCGTCGGGCACGCGCTGCGCCTGGAGTCGGTGGCGCTCGAGGTCGAGGGCGTGCCCGCGGCGTCCTGGGGCTCGCCGACCGCGTCGCCGCTGCTGGTGCCGCTGCGTCACCGCGGCTCCGAGGTCGGCGTCCTGCGCCTCACCGCTCCGCCCGGTGAGGCGCTCGATGCTCGCGCGCTGCGCTCGCTCGACGAGCTCGCGTCGGTCGTGGCGGCGGGCGTCGTGCTCGCCCGAGCGTCCCAGGATCTGGCCGACGCCAGAGCGCGGCTGACCTCCGTGCGGCTGGAGGAGCGGCGGGTCATCCGGCGCGAGCTGCACGACGGTCTCGGGCCGTCGCTCGCCGGCATCCGGCTCGGTCTGCAGGGGGCACGAAACCTGATCGGGAGCGACCCGAAAGCCGCGGGCACGCTGCTCGCCGCCCTCCAGGACGAGCTCGACGGACGCGTCGAAGACGTGCGCGCGCTCTCCCACAACCTGCTGCCACCGATCCTCGACGAGCTGGGACTGGAGGCGGCGCTGGCCGAGCTCGCGTCCCGGCACGCGGAGGGCGGCCTCGACGTGCGGGTGCGCTGCGCGGGCACCGAAGCGCTCGAACCGACGCCGGCCGGCGCCGCGTACGGCATCGTCGCGGAGGCGGTGATGAACGTCGCCCGGCACGCCGACGCGTCCGGCTGCTCGGTCGAGGTCGTGGCGGCCGCGGACGAGCTCCGGATCGAGGTCGAGGACGACGGCACGGGGGTGCGGCCCGACGCCGTGCCCGGTGTCGGGACCCGCTCCATGCGCGAACGTGCGGAGGAACAGGGCGGCACGTTCGAGGTCGGGCCAGCCCCGACCGGTGGCACCCGGATCACTGCCGTGCTGCCGCTGGCCGCGCCGTGA